ATCGCGACCACTGCTTTTTGCGCCATTTGGGCGCCAACGGTGGCTCCGATGGTGTTGTAGCGAATTTCTTCGAGAGGGCCGAATTTGGCTTCAATTCCGGCCAGTAAAGCTTCGTGAGTTTCGTTGGAGATGTGTTTTATGCGAATCATCCATGTGTTTTCTCCGCTGGAGACCACAATGGGATCTCCAAGATCGATGACGATTTGTTCGGTGGCCGAGGTGAGGGCAAGCGTCTCGGTGGAAGAGTCTGTGGGTGCAACGGGATCCGTGGTTTCGATCAAGAGTGTTTCAATGTTTTTTAATTCTTCGGTGAGGGTCATTTCCGGAGTGGTGGTGGAATCGACGACAAGAGGTTGAGTGAATTGAATTTCCATGAGCGTTCCTCCCGTGAAGTCCAACCCGAGATTAAGACCTTTCATGGGTACGACAAAGATGGATGCCAAGATGAGCAATCCGGAAATCGCAAACCAGAGTTTTCGCTTTTGCACGATGCGGAAAGTGGTATGTCCTTTTTTGGGTTTGCACATAAGGAAATTATTGGCTCCGAGTTTGGTTCCCACCACGGTTCGTAAGAAGGTGCGTGTGATGGTGATGGCGGTGAACATGGAAATTAAAATTCCAAGGGCCAAGTTGATGGCAAATCCTTTGGTGATGGAGCTTCCGAAATAAATCAAAATCGCACAGGTGATGAGTGAGGAAAAATTGGAATCTCGGATAGAGCTCCAGGCGCGATCGAATCCGATTTCAACGGCACCGGAAAGCGGACGACCGTTGTGAAGTTCTTCTTTGATGCGTTCGAAAATGAGGATGTTCGCATCTACGGCCATTCCAATGGAGAGTACGACTCCGGCTACCCCGGCTAAGGTGAGAGTGATGGGATTGGCCAAAAGATACGTGAAAAAGAATAGGATGAAACATGCGAGTAAAAAGGAAAGCATCTTTTCCCAAATGGATTCATCGCTTTTGAGAATGATGGAAACGAGAATACAGAAAATTCCCAGTGAAATGATGAGGGCGAGAGCGATGGGCATCGCGACTTTAATCACGAAAATAAGCATGATGGAATAAATGCAAAGTGCGATGTTGGCCAAAAGTCCGGGAAGGCGATAGTAAAGGAGCATGAAGGTCATTAAAATCAAAACGCCGATGAGTCCGGCAAAAAGACTGGCATCCAAGGCTTCTTGTCCAAGGGAGGCGCCAATAGTGGATTGGCCTACGAGGATGATGGGGGCCGGGATGGCGCCGGTGTTTAAGTCTCGTGCGAGGTTTGTGGCTTCTTCAATCGTGAATTGACCACTGATTTGAGCGGAACCGCCACCGATTTTTTCATTTACATTTGGGGCGGAAATTAGTTGCCCTCCCACAAAAATGGCCAAGCGTTTGTTGATGTTTGATCCGGTGAGTTCCTCAAAAAGTGTGGCGCCTTCGTCATTGAATTGGATGGAGACATACGGTTCATAGTTTTGATTGAATTCCACATTTGCTCGGACAAAATGTTCGCCGGTGAGGGCGGTGGTGCTCCAAGGATCCGGGGTTGTGGCAAAGTAAACTTTTTCAATATTGTATTCGGTTTCCAGGGTGGTGGTTTCGGTGGCTTCTTTGATCTCTGTTGCTTGGATCAGATTAAATCCGTATTCGGTTTCTACGACCTGAGAAATTTCACCTGTTTTTAAAGCGAAAGCCGCGTCATTAAAGGTTGGGGTCATAAAACGTTGGGAGATGTCTTCGATTTTGAAAAAGCCAAGATCTCCGTTTGTGGCTTTTCCGGTGGGGTCGTCGGAGTATTCGTTGGCCAAGGCGGCAAAATCTTCGCCATTGTCCACGATGCGAGTGCGAAGTTCTTCGGCCAAGGCTTTGGCTTCTTCTTTGGTGCGGATTGAGTCGCTGCCCAATTGAGATCCTTCGTATGAAATAATAATGGCTGAGGCTTGAACTTCTTTTTCCGTGGTTTCAACGCGTTGTCCTTCACGACGATCGATTAAATTTACAATATAAAATCCATCAAGGGGGACAAGATTTCCCGAGGCGTCGACGGTATAGCCGTCATTGGTTTGGATGAGGTCGGAAACGGTGTTTCCGATTTCAACGGAATTAAGATAAGGAAGAAAATCGGCGTTCATATTACTTGCAAAAGTGTAGCTTTCTTCTCCGGAGGAAAAGTACGTTACACGAGTGGGGTTTTCGAGTTCGGCTTCTTTGGCCACAGCGCTGAAATCTTCTCCGGCCAGAATTCGATCTAAAGCGGATTGAGCCGTGTTTTCAATGATTTGAATCTCGGATTCACTCATGGTTGGATTTGAATTTTCTTCTTTAAACTCGAGTTGAATGGTTTTTCCCACGATTTCTTTGGCTTTTTCAATGTCTTTGATGCCTGCGAGTTCGACCACAATGTGTTCTTCGTCCGCTACGGTGGAGCGATAAATATTGGGTTCAGCCACGCCGAGTCCGTTCACGCGCTTGGTGATGACTTCAAAAACGCCGTCGATCACGATTTGGCGATCCGCTTCCGCTACACGGCTCAAGTCGATTTTGTAATCGAGTTGGGTGCCGCCTTGGAGGTCAAGGCCGAGATGGATTTTTTGTTCGGCAAGAAATCCGGAATTTTCGGTTTCGGTGGGATTTGCAAGGAAGGGGAGTATTTTTTGTTGTGTAGAATAAGGAAGATCGAAAAATCCCAGACCGATGGCCATAACAACGATGAGGGCGATGAGAGCGAGGCGGCGTTTGTTCATAAAATTAAAAATTAGAAATAAAGGATATAAATTTAATTTTTCTGTGAAAGGGTCTGGTCGAGTTCTTCATTGTTGCCTTTGCCATGACGGCCGTAATCGTCTTCGATCTTTACCACATCGTCGAGCTCCGGAGTGGAAACCTCAAGGATTTGCGTGTCTTCGAGGGCCTCAACCCGGTGAATCATGCCCGGATGAATGTGGATCACGGCCCCGGGTTCGAGAATTTTTTCTTGAAGCTGATCCGGAGAATCGCCGTAAGTGAGGCGAATTTTACCTGAATACAGGTATTGGGTTTCTTCCTTTTTTTCGTGATATTGAAGGGAGAAACGATGTCCTTTTTTGAGCTCCAGGATTTTTCCCGCATAACGGGATGTGCTGGCGAACCAAATTTCGCGGCCCCAAGGCTTTGACTTGATTTCAGGTTTTTTCATCTCGCATAATTTACCCCTGAACCGAGAAAGAGCAAAGGGAAAAACCGTTTCGGAGGGCTACCCGCTTGACATTTTTTATAAAATGGTTTATTTTCTTTTCTAAATTTTTAATTTTTGAATTATGGCTGCAGAAGTAGAAACAGTAACACCAGAAACGATTGCCTCTGAAATGAGATCTCTTTTAGCTGCGGTGGGAACGGATGCTACGGAGGTGGTAGTCTCAAGAGAAAAACTGGAGGAATGGTTGAAAGTAGTGGGAAAGTTATCTTCTGTTTGTGAAGCAGAGCCTTCCCCCGGTCCGGAGGCAGAGGCAACGGGTCCAG
This genomic interval from Candidatus Gracilibacteria bacterium contains the following:
- the secF gene encoding protein translocase subunit SecF, with product MNKRRLALIALIVVMAIGLGFFDLPYSTQQKILPFLANPTETENSGFLAEQKIHLGLDLQGGTQLDYKIDLSRVAEADRQIVIDGVFEVITKRVNGLGVAEPNIYRSTVADEEHIVVELAGIKDIEKAKEIVGKTIQLEFKEENSNPTMSESEIQIIENTAQSALDRILAGEDFSAVAKEAELENPTRVTYFSSGEESYTFASNMNADFLPYLNSVEIGNTVSDLIQTNDGYTVDASGNLVPLDGFYIVNLIDRREGQRVETTEKEVQASAIIISYEGSQLGSDSIRTKEEAKALAEELRTRIVDNGEDFAALANEYSDDPTGKATNGDLGFFKIEDISQRFMTPTFNDAAFALKTGEISQVVETEYGFNLIQATEIKEATETTTLETEYNIEKVYFATTPDPWSTTALTGEHFVRANVEFNQNYEPYVSIQFNDEGATLFEELTGSNINKRLAIFVGGQLISAPNVNEKIGGGSAQISGQFTIEEATNLARDLNTGAIPAPIILVGQSTIGASLGQEALDASLFAGLIGVLILMTFMLLYYRLPGLLANIALCIYSIMLIFVIKVAMPIALALIISLGIFCILVSIILKSDESIWEKMLSFLLACFILFFFTYLLANPITLTLAGVAGVVLSIGMAVDANILIFERIKEELHNGRPLSGAVEIGFDRAWSSIRDSNFSSLITCAILIYFGSSITKGFAINLALGILISMFTAITITRTFLRTVVGTKLGANNFLMCKPKKGHTTFRIVQKRKLWFAISGLLILASIFVVPMKGLNLGLDFTGGTLMEIQFTQPLVVDSTTTPEMTLTEELKNIETLLIETTDPVAPTDSSTETLALTSATEQIVIDLGDPIVVSSGENTWMIRIKHISNETHEALLAGIEAKFGPLEEIRYNTIGATVGAQMAQKAVVAIILALIAIVLYIAFAFRHIPRHLSPWRFGISAIVALAHDVFIPLGVFAVLGAMLDVQIDALFITAVLTIIGFSVHDTIVVFDRIRENVKNQKAGEEFEDVANRAVNETLARSINTSGATMMTIAALFFFGAEPIHYFVLALMIGIFIGTYSSIFIATPVLVIWNKWRNK
- a CDS encoding cupin domain-containing protein, translated to MKKPEIKSKPWGREIWFASTSRYAGKILELKKGHRFSLQYHEKKEETQYLYSGKIRLTYGDSPDQLQEKILEPGAVIHIHPGMIHRVEALEDTQILEVSTPELDDVVKIEDDYGRHGKGNNEELDQTLSQKN